In Teredinibacter franksiae, a single genomic region encodes these proteins:
- a CDS encoding DsbE family thiol:disulfide interchange protein — protein sequence MNRLKLFIPLFIFAVLAAFLWKGLSLDPNYLPSALIDKPVPAFELPNLREPDQLVKTEELLGEPYLLNVWATWCPSCRVEHPYLLQLAEQGVKIVGLNYKDEDEAAKEWLKHFKDPYSLIIADREGRLGLDLGVYGAPETFIVDAQGIIRYKHVGVVDERVWRSTLAPIYNK from the coding sequence ATGAATCGACTTAAACTCTTTATCCCTCTCTTTATATTTGCGGTACTCGCCGCTTTTCTCTGGAAAGGTTTATCTTTAGACCCGAATTATTTGCCTTCTGCGCTTATAGACAAGCCTGTGCCGGCGTTTGAACTGCCCAACTTGCGCGAGCCAGATCAATTAGTAAAAACTGAAGAATTGTTAGGTGAACCCTACTTGTTAAATGTTTGGGCCACTTGGTGTCCTAGTTGTCGAGTTGAGCACCCTTATTTACTCCAGCTTGCAGAGCAGGGTGTAAAAATAGTGGGTTTAAACTATAAAGACGAAGATGAGGCAGCGAAGGAATGGTTGAAGCATTTTAAAGACCCTTACAGCCTTATTATAGCTGACAGAGAAGGGCGCCTAGGGCTCGACTTAGGTGTTTATGGTGCGCCAGAAACGTTTATTGTTGATGCCCAAGGCATCATTCGATACAAACACGTTGGTGTGGTGGACGAACGCGTATGGCGATCTACGCTCGCGCCAATCTACAATAAATAA
- a CDS encoding agmatine deiminase family protein, with the protein MRLLPEYSPVKSILLALPYAGGDWDANLSAALECYTDMVEAFIRSDNAINVLLLTQPRSRVENWVSGLALTEKQLQQLQVIRDIAYDDTWVRDFGPLSFNEKGKPQSATCYKTFTFNGWGNKYAYSADDKVSQQLIRYGIGPHLKLNLVVEGGGIEINNAGHLLLNKNCIVTDTRNPNVDMAALEARIKSDLGSGEILWLENIQLTGDDTDGHIDTIARFLNDHTIVACEANTEHHDAESLERLNQQLTDICEQKGWTLAGLPVPVIHSQVDNRILPATYANFLHCNNTLYVPIYGVAEDEKAIAVLQSLAPEKTIVAIRCEALLEQHGSLHCATMQIAR; encoded by the coding sequence ATGCGTTTGCTACCTGAATACTCTCCCGTTAAAAGTATCCTGCTTGCACTGCCCTATGCCGGTGGTGATTGGGATGCAAATCTGTCGGCGGCTTTAGAATGCTATACCGATATGGTCGAGGCTTTTATCCGCAGTGATAACGCTATAAATGTATTGTTGTTGACGCAACCTCGGAGCCGGGTCGAAAATTGGGTTAGTGGTTTGGCATTAACCGAAAAACAATTACAGCAGTTACAGGTGATACGTGACATAGCCTACGATGATACCTGGGTAAGAGATTTTGGGCCGTTAAGTTTTAACGAAAAAGGGAAGCCGCAATCGGCTACCTGTTATAAAACATTTACGTTTAATGGCTGGGGGAATAAGTATGCCTACAGTGCGGACGATAAAGTATCACAACAATTGATTCGCTACGGTATTGGCCCCCATTTAAAGTTGAACCTAGTGGTAGAGGGGGGAGGCATTGAAATAAACAACGCGGGTCATTTATTATTGAATAAGAATTGTATTGTCACCGATACCCGCAACCCAAATGTTGATATGGCGGCGTTAGAGGCGAGAATAAAAAGCGACTTGGGCAGTGGTGAAATTCTTTGGCTTGAAAATATACAATTAACCGGAGATGATACCGACGGCCATATTGATACGATTGCCCGCTTTCTTAATGATCACACCATCGTGGCCTGCGAAGCTAATACAGAACATCACGATGCTGAGTCGCTCGAGCGGCTCAACCAACAACTAACCGACATTTGTGAACAGAAAGGTTGGACACTTGCGGGCTTACCGGTACCGGTCATACATAGCCAGGTCGATAATCGCATATTACCCGCAACCTACGCTAATTTTCTCCACTGTAATAACACACTTTATGTCCCCATTTACGGTGTTGCTGAAGACGAAAAAGCCATTGCAGTATTACAGTCCTTAGCTCCCGAAAAAACAATCGTGGCTATTCGCTGTGAGGCATTGCTAGAGCAGCATGGCAGCCTCCATTGTGCAACCATGCAAATTGCTAGGTGA